TTATCGTAATATGAGTTTTTGTGATTACTGTTTAGATTTGCTAGTGTAGATAAtatatttagatttaattcaaTCTCCCTTGGATACAATCCTCGAAATACTTTCTTGTGTTTTGTTGTAACATTaaattatattacaatttgacctgtTCACTTACAATACTGCATTGATtgtatatcttttttttttttttgcacaatTTTTACTCTAAATATTCACATGTTTAGAGGCGGTCAACATCGTTTTAATTACTCAGTTAAACAGCGAAGGTTTTCCAATTAGTGAAGCAACTTCGGAAGACAAGGAACATATCCTTACGTCCTTTCATGAATGAAGTCAATGAGCAACAAGGACCCATGGGTGTGGCTAGGCCCAATGATCAACAAGGACCAAGAAGTTTACAGGCAAGGATAAATTCTAGAAGAtttgattatttttttatgaatgcCATGTCAGCTATAATTAAGTCAGCAAAGGGGTATTTGCACGAGAGTTAGGAGCTGCTACTTAAAGGGGAGAAATAAGCTAGAATTGGTTATGAATTTCGTTATGCACTTGTTTGTTAGTTTTCCTAATCTTGAATCTATTTCTTTCCTCATCTCTGTCTTTGAACATATCTAACGCAATTTATTCTTGAATTTCCATGAATTAAAGGCTTAGAAAATACAACCCATTTGTTCTTCATTTTGCTGCAATTACTTTCTGGTTTGCATTACTATTTGTTGCAGTTCCCCGCAATCCAACAAGGGAGATTCATAAAATAGGCAATTTGTATGTGTACATCACGAAAGCGTTTGATAGAGAAGATCCCAAAAGAGAAATCATTACCACGTAAGAAATGGGCAAATGAGAGATTTTATATGCCCTACGATTTAGAAAGTAGAATGAAGTTAGTGTCTTAGCATTCCAAAGGGACCGGAGAGGTTATCATTTGgaacaacataaatcatacaaaaTAGAGAAGGTTCTCAACTTATTGTCTGCAGAAATATTCACGacaagaaaatagacttttagcggcgctttttttagcctttagcggcgtttttaagcaCCACTAAAACTATTTGCGGAGTTTTTACTAGCGccacaaaaaacgccgctataggaaACGTCGCAAAAATTTGCGGCGTTTattcaaaaaacgccgctaaaagtcatggcttttagcggcgtttgttgggaaagcgccgctaaaagtcatggcttttagcgaCGTTTAGGAaaagccgctaaaagtcatggctttttaGCGTTTGTGGGGAAAGCGCCGTTATAAAatagacctttagcggcgcttttcccacaaacgccgctaaagaatataacctttaaaaattattttaattaaataatatttatttctatgataaatattatattatgtttaaattttaaaatttgaactttaaactatacacttttaaggataaataaaaatattaattaaattaaatttcctattaaaatttaaacttcaaaactaaatataaaaattaatgaatttaaattaacAAAACAATAACATTAATCAATTAAAAAAAGACAATGAAGAAATTAAGGGTCAAACATTAGCTCCAATAATTGTTCAAAATATAAGACAGCTACATTCAATTAGAAACTAAATAACAACTAAAGCATCCAATAGAACATAATTTCACTCTTCATCACTAAATgtttctgtaacgccccaattttagggaattctgtgaatgttggcaaaatttcatgctttaattttgtcatttgtgagtgaaattatgaaataggacctatgtgaaaatgtttgaaaatgctataggctaaattgaagtgaccaaataaataggagtgcaaaataggaggatttgcatgacaaacctcccattttacatgaagtggctagccatcatgttgttgtagacaaaatgtgcacttgatatccataatttatggtacaaattgatacaaattgataataggttaggtaaatgttccatgataataggttaggtaaatgttccatgataatgggttaggtaaatgttccatgataatgggttaggtaaatgtttcatgataagaatttcatgtcttttgtattaaagaattaaatggatgaattatgaaattttattaaaagaaaaaggggtgaaaagaacaaagttttgtccatctttgttcatcatagctgaaagttagagaagagaaaggagaggagaaagctcttgagtattcggtcattaggaggaggaaaattgaaggtaagttcttggtaccttgcttctatcttgatgttcatgagttcttcttgattctaccttaactcttgaagcatattttggtttttggttgtgttgtgagcatttggtcatgaattaaaatgaaggaaatggttgttgtttcatgttcttttgatgaaaaatagaagatatgtgaagttgagccaaacaaatgagcatgcatgtgcttagatgctaaggggaaaaatcggctaatatgttgtgctttaaaatgatgaaatggagattatacttaagtaaaatcatagatatgtgatgattgattggtgatatacatgtttaaaaaaaaaaaacatgcatgcaagttatgtgtgaaagagtgatttggtaataaatcgcttgggacaaagagagtaacgtgactttggaaaatcaccataaattgtgggagatgagttagaagtcgcataaattatgtaattaaagcttaatgagtctagtttcaaatggaataaactagaacatattttaaattctatacaatgagaaatttgattcagaatgaagagtggtcgattagtcaaacaaagtgaaacatgcgaaactttaagaaaaatctggtattgattggccaaaccaaaaattcgaaaattttatggatagaatatatatgagtctattttcaggaaaaattaacggcacttgatttagagtttcgtacctccgttataaataatttagtgattgttgctcgTGAAGAcaaacttgcagtgaaattataattatgtggtaaacattgacaaaaatttgttaatgagttgcttattgatttcttataagcttactatgatctgtaggtgtggttggcgaatattgtaagaggttaatacatagtttgtatttgaatagttagattaacgtgttagtaatccaattgtaggtggtttgtgtgtggatctcacaagatatcgtcgcaaaaatgtgtgtaatcgacacctctcatagactagattggcaaaagccaaaagtcgaaatgccgaaaagtcaagattttgggaatttgcgagtgtgcgaatgctcgtaagatagttgggtttgtatatttggtaatctaaagtaataaaccgcAAGACGcgtgcgatttcgtacattttgataatttgggcttaatgggccaaagatcagttcatgggccaacggcccaattcaagaagtatgtgcggtaagtgttcgatagtacgtaaatagttaggatatgcatgaaaaccctaaaagtagctaaattactataataccctatgtatagAAAATTATCTTTATATAcctctaggtgcaaaattaccgttatacccctaaggttaattttgacctaaaagcatgacgatccgatttcgtatgatgtatgccatgattatatatcattgcatggggatatgggttatattatggaggaagcgttacggtggctatgccacaaatattcgatttagtggctctgccacaaatatctgatctggtggctctgccacatatatctgatctgGTGACTCGCCATATATatcgatccggtggctcgccacaaatatcgatccggtggctcgccacatatattcgttttccgtggctcgccacgattatctcagatctggtgactctatcacattaTTCGCTTCGGCACCATGCcgcaaattcgtggtgtgtagcggttgggtgggtcgagttgtctcccacacctgtaaggttggtatggggtgtatacggttggatatggttgggtttcgataaacatgtaatatctgctcgctcattatgggcctatgggctttattttgaattcgctcggctaaggccaacttattctatttcgtggtttggtgatataggctatggttgggttaatttttacaccgagtttcccaaactcaccctttttattttcatccacgcagaaatccccaaccatagtaggcttggagtcgtgaggaaatTTGAGTGACCAtctgttctgaaagtttgattttcttctggtgaactggacatccttttatttacgtttgaagtttttgggcttttaaatgtaataagaccgcttaattatttttgatggttttaatatgtattactaagataggtaatacttattttaactgttgaaattggatagttttagggcgcgttttcaaaaacaacaattgatttcaaaataacacgacaacaagcaaaactttcgcaatgaaagtattttccaaaattaatcacttttcctaaaaatgacttaatcaaatcggtttcctagaaatatctatgacgttaaggtgtggcaatggcggtatgcatgtctaggattggatccaagagagcttggtacttaagcgatcgatggactcaccacctcttttcctgtTTCCTACCGATGCATGCAGCTTCCATttactttaacccttaatgaattaatcttttgaacatcaagtacgattttctggacttagaatggaatttttttttttaacgtttttgatgtggcataccggatccagccataacttctggaccgagtttggggtgctacagtttCCTCATAAACATGGCTTCATCCAAAACAAAACCTCATACCATTAAAATTTGCCTTTTAAGCGTAAACTCACGCAACCTTCTTTCTTGGTGCCTTTCAAGACCTATACATCACCCCAATAAAAAATAAGaacattttgaaagaaaaaaaacacaaaatttcTTACAAGAATGTAAATACATAATGGAACTAAAATCAAAAAGCAATGAGCCTAAGGACATTAGCATTTTCCTACCTTTCCGAAACTCATCTTGAACTGCGAGAACGTGGCAAAGATACCTTTATACACCGGTGATGGATATGTTAGCCTCATCTAATTGAAACCAATAGCTAGAAACACAAATAATCACACAagttaaaaaacccaaaataagtacttaaacacttcaatttgcaacatttaagcacttcaatttacagcatttaaacacttcaatttgcagcattcaaacacttcaatttgcagcactatAACATCTCAAGTAACAACATTTAAACACCTCAATTATAGCAATAAAACATCTCAATGtccagcaactaaacacttcaatttgcaatacttaaacacttcaatttgcaacatttaagcacacttcaatttacagcatttaaacacttcaatttgcagcattcaaacacttcaatttgcagcactttaacacttcaatttgcagcactttaacatctcaattaacaacatttaaacacCTCAATTATAGCGATAAAACATCTCAATGTCCAGCAACTAAACACTTTAATTTACAatacttaaacacttcaatttgcaatatttaagcacttcaatttacagcatttaaacacttcaatttgcagcattcaaacacttcaatttgtagcactttaacacttcaatttgcagcatttaagcacttcaatttgcagcacttttacatctcaattaacaacatttatacacctCAATTATAGCGATAAAACATCTCAATGCCCAAcaactaaacacttcaatttgcagtactTAAACACTTCAAGTTGCAACATTTAAGCAcatcaatttacagcatttaaacacttcaatttacagcattcaaacacttcaatttgcagcactttaacacttcaatttacagcatttaagcacttcaatttgcagcactttaacatctcaattaacaacatttatacacctcaatttcagcgataaaacatctcaatgtccagcaactaaacacttcaatttacagtatttaaacacttcaatttacagcattcaaacacttcaatttgcagcactttaacacctcaattaacaacatttattcaattatataattaaaacaacAATATAATACATAAACTCATATATGACGTTGAAGCTTAAAAATCAAACTAAACTGTTCCATACCCCAAAAACAGTAAAAGAATCAACTTTCCACAACCCATAACCCTAGATATTCAAATATGGAAAAAAGTTCAATAAATAAGATTGATAAGACCATCAACTCTAACAAAAAAATAAGCTAAAACTCAGCTTCATTAACCAAAACAACCCCGAAAATATATGAAGAATTCATTATAGAACTCAACTTTAACAACCCAATTCTAAAAAGAATATACACAATGAGTAAAcggaaaaaaaaggagaaaatattTACCTTGCACTCGTTGAGGTTGATTTCATTACTTCCAGCCATTTCTCTTTCTCTAAACACTCAAAAACAAAACCCAAAAGCTTAAAACAGATCCTTGTGAAGAACAAATCAAAAACTCACAATTCATTTCTCAAacccaaataaataaaaagtaaaaaaaaaaaaccaacaaagATGTTAATCTGATCTTATTCTCTTTTTTTCCACTTCAAAAGATCCCTCCTTTTGTTTTTCTGCCGTTAGAGCTTATTATCAAGAGAAAAGATAAGCAGCTTAAAAATCTCTTCAAAAGGAAACAAAGAGAGAGTAAACGATAAAAGATGAACCATCCGCACTGCAATTGAACAAAGAGAGAAGGGGGTTATATGTGTGTCGTGTGGAGTGGGTGAAGGATAGGAAAGGTGGCGCAGATTAGAAGACAGGAAAGATAAATGCTAAAATATACACAAGGTGAAATGTGGAAATGAGTGATACCAAGTAGTAAGCAAGAGCAAAATCACAAGGGTTTTCCCCTATTGAACCACTTTTATTCCTAACCATTTTGCACAGATTTCATCATCAGAGGAAGAAATAAAATATCCAAATATCCAAGTGCAAAATTGATGCAGCAAATGACctcacaacaattttttttttgttataattAAAATATCCAAATATTCATTTTACGGTTGACAAAGATCCTTTCAGGTTCATAGCTACCCTTCATATTCTACCTTATACTTTACCTGGACAACCTGGTAATTACATCTAATGATCACTGTTAAACAAAAGTTTTAAGACTCAAAGAATCCTAGCAGGCACATAATATAAGCAAACAATTTAAATGAACTATATTATCCATCTAACATATATAAAGAAGGTTCTAAGAAGAACCTTTTCTCTATATGGCAAGAGATTACGGAGGGTGTCCAGGTGAGCATTAATCCTTTCTCTCCTCCTCCTCTCAGCTTCGCTATGACTCTTTAAAGCCGCTATAACTTTCTCTTCCGCCACGCTTTTCTTCCCAACCTTCACCGGCGACTTCACCACCAGCTCACTTTTCTCATTATCCAAAACCAAGGACTGTGAAATCCCATTGCATGGACCCAAATCACGGGAAAAGGGATCGAGGAAACCAGAATAACAATTCCCAGATAAAAAAATGTTGTCGTTGAAATAGTAAGCAGCCATATAAAAACAcacacaaaaataaaaagaaagctaAACGAAGTTGTATGAGAGTATTCAAAAACAACGGAGGGagcaaaaacaaaacaaaacaagaaCAATATGGGATTTTTGGGATTTCAGTGAATATTCAAGAGGGAGCAAACAACAGAGGGAAGAACAAGAGTATTTGTTTTCTCAAAttgcaaaattcaaaaaaaacaAGAATCGATTTATCTCTGAGCACAAGGAGAACTGAACAAATGAAGTTACTTTATAGCTTTTTCAAGCATACCAATAGCACACTCTCGAGTCTGAACCCTTAGAACACTGTCAACTGTAGTAAAATTAACGATCAGGGAAAGTGTTTTCGAAGACTAAAGAGGTCTATTCTCGATGGCatataaattgaaaagaaaacccATTTGAAGAGATAGTTATTAATATGAAAATTACAAGTAAAAACAGTGATAGTAAACAAAGAAAGAGAGGGCTACCGATAGCAGATGTCGACAGAGATACAGTAGCGGGCTATCGACGGAGATGCAGAGGGCTGCCAATTTGAGAAAATTGAGGGAAAAAATAAAGGGAATCGGGGTAAGGGAGAAATGGTTTGGGAaaaataaaatagggaaaaaaaagaagaaatttcAAGTGAAATTTTAGGATTTCTTTAGGGATAGAGGAGGGAACCGATTTTGGGAAAAGAAAGGAGGGAAAAAAAGAATGATTTCTTGTCAAATTTTGGGATTTCGGGGGAAGGGGGGAACGAAAAAGTCTAATGTATTTTGGGTAACAAGACGGTACCGTTTTGTGTAAaaaattttgtggcgtttttttatagaaaacgccactattgcttactttttgtggcatttttaataaaaacgccacaaaaagttATTTTCCCACATTTTTGCTCTGCTaaaaattctttattttattttaatatatataaactttatcattatctcttaaataatttaaactatatttaattatatgtatatacctaaattttgatagagataTATCTcaatattatatatgaatttcagtttaatgtgtaattgtagacgtgaaattttaattgtggtttaaatgtatagttgaaacattaattttgatttaatcatacacgttttaaaaataaatatatcaatatatttttatattgaataaatataaacatttatgtatgtaatatacaaatataaaataatttatatcaataattgtgttcatAATTTCgcttttgggatttaacccattttgatatatatattttaaaataataatttatatttatcttatttagatttatattataaaaaatccaAGATACACAAGTTAAGTAGTTCACTATATTTacccttaaaccccaaccctaaacccaaaacccTATATCATAAATCCTAGACCATAAACCCCAAACCTTAAcctataatttaaactataataataattttaatatattaaaattaatcttatctctttacaattatataataaattatttaatatataaattacaaagCATTAATTAATCTAAGCCTTAAACCCTAATCCctacccctaaaccctaaatcataatatAATCTATAAACCCTAAAAACCTAACACTTAACCCATAACCCCTAAGtcttaaaccccaacccttaaaccataaaccataatccctaaactcataattcataaaccttaaaatagtaactcataaacattaaacccttaacCAAATACCGCAAACtgtaaactataatgataattaattcaatattttaaaattaacactatctcttttacaattatataagaaaatatttaacatataaattaaaaaaattagtcatatacaaaaatctttaaaattattttaaataatagtattttaattttttcatttttgtatGCTTTtcaaaaacaccgctaaaaacctgttttgctgtagtgaaaccttaaaccccaaccttAAACTACCCTTAAACCAtgatccctaaacccataatccataaaccttaaaatagtaactcataaacattaaacccttaacGATACCGTATACCTAAACCCTatactataatgataattaatttaatattttaaaattaatactatctcttttacaattatataagaaaatatttaacatataaattaaaaacaatcagtcatataccaaaaatctttaaaattattttaaataatagtattttcattttttcttttttaacaaatatttttctatgttttactttcaaatttttctcTGTCATTATTTTTTCtgaagattttaaatatttaattaaaaataaattgcattttaatataaataaaccagtTAAACTATAAGTAGACAGATGAAATGTTTTTTGTGGCGCTTttttaaaaatgccgctaaagatcgagcattagcggcgttttttaaaaagcgccgctaaagccactaaaagATGCAAAACTCTTTTGCGGCGCTTTCTAAAAAATGCCACTAAAGATCCATTATTAGCagcgctttttaaaaaacgccgctaaaggtttACCTATAgcgaaaaacgccgctaatgttcGATCTCTAGCGGCATTTTTCAtttaaacgccgctaaaaacttaTTTTGCTAGTGATTGAGGCGGATTCAAGGAACATGATAACAAGGGGAAAAGATGAACTAATCTTATTCAAGGAAAATCAATGGTGGGATGGATGCTTAGAAATAGGCAACGTGTGCAGCTAAAGCCAATATATCATTTGTCTGGCCCTAGAAATCTCTTttgtttcgttttttttttttttttttttttttacaacttaTCTACGGCttgtaaaagaagaaaaaagaattgGGAAGAATGAAGTAGATTCAGATGTAACCCCCTAAATGGTAGTTCCCATTATACCaa
This window of the Gossypium arboreum isolate Shixiya-1 chromosome 12, ASM2569848v2, whole genome shotgun sequence genome carries:
- the LOC128285249 gene encoding transcription factor AIG1-like, with product MAAYYFNDNIFLSGNCYSGFLDPFSRDLGPCNGISQSLVLDNEKSELVVKSPVKVGKKSVAEEKVIAALKSHSEAERRRRERINAHLDTLRNLLPYREKCGWFIFYRLLSLCFLLKRFLSCLSFLLIISSNGRKTKGGIF